The proteins below are encoded in one region of Eulemur rufifrons isolate Redbay chromosome 2, OSU_ERuf_1, whole genome shotgun sequence:
- the LOC138380822 gene encoding interferon alpha-inducible protein 27-like protein 2 yields MKRLVAAAVGGAVAVGTVPVVLSSLGFTGAGIAASSIAAKMMSAAAIANGGGVSAGGLVATLQSVGAAGLSMSSNVLLGSVGSAFGAWLAGSEKGKETPSSPPPACPEAEEDQPEENVPEVEPPKAPLKSDEHDK; encoded by the exons ATGAAGA GGCTGGTGGCTGCCGCAGTCGGAGGAG CCGTGGCCGTGGGGACTGTGCCGGTGGTGCTCAGTTCCCTGGGCTTCACTGGGGCAGGAATCGCGGCCTCCTCCATAGCAGCCAAGATGATGTCTGCAGCGGCCATTGCCAACGGGGGTGGAGTGTCCGCGGGCGGCCTGGTGGCTACTCTGCAGTCAGTGG GGGCAGCTGGACTCTCCATGTCATCCAACGTCCTCCTGGGCAGTGTTGGGTCTGCTTTTGGAGCCTGGTTGGCAGgttcagaaaagggaaaagagacaccttcttctcctcccccagctTGCCCTGAGGCTGAAGAGGACCAGCCAGAAGAAAATGTACCCGAAGTTGAACCTCCAAAAGCCCCACTCAAGTCAGATGAACATGACAAATAA